One Epinephelus lanceolatus isolate andai-2023 chromosome 10, ASM4190304v1, whole genome shotgun sequence genomic region harbors:
- the phf1 gene encoding PHD finger protein 1 isoform X1, translating into MGGVSEGDDVLARWSDGLLYLGNVKRVDGVKQCCLVRFEDNSEFWVLKKDIHSFAAGVEEVCCICDAPPLKEPLINCLKCRHGYHPECHTPTIEPEADSDSWICRQCVFAVATKRGGALKRGRFARLMQFMKLRLPYQLSSLDWDPQHLTNQQQCYCYCAGPGEWNLKMLQCGSCGQWFHEACTQCLTKPLLYGDRFYQFQCSVCTKGPETIQRLPMTWMDLAHLVLYHLSLCCKRKYFDFDHEILSFTNENWDSLLLGALSDTPRQDRCHNLLNALNSHKDRFVSGKEIKKKKCLFGLQVRAPPPLTSDSSPLITDPPINITHRRRSDPLSLPCQRRVGGPESRKSKRRIMETQACPPPVPANSIELLPCCHGYMGGASLYNSRKSEEELSLSSPPKRMYALYHTTYNGNTPLSRSLHHYNSVEDTCRVPPPCYPYPLNANGSHHHHHSHQHHHNHQHNHQHNHQHNHQHQHQPGQKQLEPVILRDMPPYQAGMGGGGGVGGGGGGGGGGGGGGGVVVGGGDGTVARSWGGGEAVRILARRVTPDGKVQYLVEWENVSLY; encoded by the exons ATGGGGGGAGTAAGTGAAGGAGATGATGTGTTGGCTCGATGGAGTGATGGACTACTGTACCTCGGCAATGTGAAAAGA GTAGATGGAGTCAAGCAATGTTGTCTGGTGAGATTTGAGGACAACTCCGAGTTCTGGGTTCTGAAAAAGGACATTCACTCAT TCGCTGCTGGAGTGGAAGAAGTTTGCTGTATTTGTGACGCTCCGCCTCTTAAAGAACCCCTCATAAATTGTCTTAAATGTCGCCACG GTTATCATCCAGAGTGCCACACGCCAACCATCGAACCGGAAGCTGACAGCGATTCGTGGATATGTCGGCAATGTGTCTTTGCAGTCGCAACCAAG AGAGGCGGGGCGCTCAAACGGGGACGCTTCGCCCGGCTCATGCAATTTATGAAACTCCGGCTTCCCTACCAGCTGTCGTCTTTAGACTGGGACCCGCAGCATCTGACCAATCAACAACAGTGCTACTGCTACTGTGCCGGACCTGGAGA GTGGAACCTGAAGATGTTACAGTGTGGCAGCTGTGGTCAGTGGTTTCACGAGGCCTGTACGCAGTGTCTAACCAAACCACTGCTGTATGGAGACAG GTTTTACCAGTTCCAGTGCTCAGTATGTACAAAAGGACCCGAGACCATCCAAAGACTTCCCATGACCTG GATGGATTTGGCTCATTTAGTGCTCTACCATCTCTCGCTGTGCTGCAAGAGGAAATACTTTGATTTTGACCATGAAATCCTGTCCTTCACCAATGAGAATTGGGACTCGTTGCTCCTAGGCGCG CTCTCTGACACGCCAAGGCAGGACCGCTGTCACAATCTCCTCAATGCTCTGAACTCCCACAAGGACAG GTTTGTCTCTGGGAAGGAGATCAAGAAGAAGAAGTGTCTTTTTGGGCTTCAGGTCCGAGCCCCACCTCCGCTGACGTCCGACTCGTCGCCCCTCATCACCGACCCACCTATCAACATCACGCACCGGAGAAGGTCAGA CCCGTTGTCACTACCCTGCCAGAGGAGAGTGGGGGGGCCGGAGTCACGTAAATCAAAGCGTCGCATCATGGAGACACAG GCTTGTCCACCCCCAGTCCCTGCCAACTCCATTGAGCTACTGCCATGTTGCCATGGCTACATGGGAGGGGCCAGCCTTTACAACTCCAGGAAGTCAGAGGAGGAGCTTAGTTTGAG CTCTCCCCCCAAGCGGATGTACGCCCTGTACCACACCACGTACAACGGAAACACTCCACTCTCCAGGAGTCTCCATCACTACAACAG CGTGGAGGACACCTGCAGAGTACCGCCTCCTTGCTACCCATACCCCCTCAACGCCAATGGcagccatcatcatcaccactcCCACCAGCATCATCACAACCACCAACACAACCACCAACACAACCACCAACATAAccaccaacaccaacaccagCCGGGGCAGAAGCAGCTGGAGCCCGTCATCCTACGTGATATGCCCCCATACCAGGCTGGCATGGGCGGTGGGGGTGGCGTAGGTGGAGGAGgcggagggggaggaggtggcGGTGGAGGAGGGGGTGTTGTAGTTGGAGGCGGGGACGGGACAGTGGCCAGGAGctggggaggaggggaggctgTGAGGATCTTGGCGAGACGCGTCACGCCGGACGGGAAGGTGCAGTACCTTGTGGAGTGGGAGAACGTGAGTTTGTACTGA
- the phf1 gene encoding PHD finger protein 1 isoform X2 has protein sequence MGGVSEGDDVLARWSDGLLYLGNVKRVDGVKQCCLVRFEDNSEFWVLKKDIHSFAAGVEEVCCICDAPPLKEPLINCLKCRHGYHPECHTPTIEPEADSDSWICRQCVFAVATKRGGALKRGRFARLMQFMKLRLPYQLSSLDWDPQHLTNQQQCYCYCAGPGEWNLKMLQCGSCGQWFHEACTQCLTKPLLYGDRFYQFQCSVCTKGPETIQRLPMTWMDLAHLVLYHLSLCCKRKYFDFDHEILSFTNENWDSLLLGALSDTPRQDRCHNLLNALNSHKDRFVSGKEIKKKKCLFGLQVRAPPPLTSDSSPLITDPPINITHRRSPLSLPCQRRVGGPESRKSKRRIMETQACPPPVPANSIELLPCCHGYMGGASLYNSRKSEEELSLSSPPKRMYALYHTTYNGNTPLSRSLHHYNSVEDTCRVPPPCYPYPLNANGSHHHHHSHQHHHNHQHNHQHNHQHNHQHQHQPGQKQLEPVILRDMPPYQAGMGGGGGVGGGGGGGGGGGGGGGVVVGGGDGTVARSWGGGEAVRILARRVTPDGKVQYLVEWENVSLY, from the exons ATGGGGGGAGTAAGTGAAGGAGATGATGTGTTGGCTCGATGGAGTGATGGACTACTGTACCTCGGCAATGTGAAAAGA GTAGATGGAGTCAAGCAATGTTGTCTGGTGAGATTTGAGGACAACTCCGAGTTCTGGGTTCTGAAAAAGGACATTCACTCAT TCGCTGCTGGAGTGGAAGAAGTTTGCTGTATTTGTGACGCTCCGCCTCTTAAAGAACCCCTCATAAATTGTCTTAAATGTCGCCACG GTTATCATCCAGAGTGCCACACGCCAACCATCGAACCGGAAGCTGACAGCGATTCGTGGATATGTCGGCAATGTGTCTTTGCAGTCGCAACCAAG AGAGGCGGGGCGCTCAAACGGGGACGCTTCGCCCGGCTCATGCAATTTATGAAACTCCGGCTTCCCTACCAGCTGTCGTCTTTAGACTGGGACCCGCAGCATCTGACCAATCAACAACAGTGCTACTGCTACTGTGCCGGACCTGGAGA GTGGAACCTGAAGATGTTACAGTGTGGCAGCTGTGGTCAGTGGTTTCACGAGGCCTGTACGCAGTGTCTAACCAAACCACTGCTGTATGGAGACAG GTTTTACCAGTTCCAGTGCTCAGTATGTACAAAAGGACCCGAGACCATCCAAAGACTTCCCATGACCTG GATGGATTTGGCTCATTTAGTGCTCTACCATCTCTCGCTGTGCTGCAAGAGGAAATACTTTGATTTTGACCATGAAATCCTGTCCTTCACCAATGAGAATTGGGACTCGTTGCTCCTAGGCGCG CTCTCTGACACGCCAAGGCAGGACCGCTGTCACAATCTCCTCAATGCTCTGAACTCCCACAAGGACAG GTTTGTCTCTGGGAAGGAGATCAAGAAGAAGAAGTGTCTTTTTGGGCTTCAGGTCCGAGCCCCACCTCCGCTGACGTCCGACTCGTCGCCCCTCATCACCGACCCACCTATCAACATCACGCACCGGAGAAG CCCGTTGTCACTACCCTGCCAGAGGAGAGTGGGGGGGCCGGAGTCACGTAAATCAAAGCGTCGCATCATGGAGACACAG GCTTGTCCACCCCCAGTCCCTGCCAACTCCATTGAGCTACTGCCATGTTGCCATGGCTACATGGGAGGGGCCAGCCTTTACAACTCCAGGAAGTCAGAGGAGGAGCTTAGTTTGAG CTCTCCCCCCAAGCGGATGTACGCCCTGTACCACACCACGTACAACGGAAACACTCCACTCTCCAGGAGTCTCCATCACTACAACAG CGTGGAGGACACCTGCAGAGTACCGCCTCCTTGCTACCCATACCCCCTCAACGCCAATGGcagccatcatcatcaccactcCCACCAGCATCATCACAACCACCAACACAACCACCAACACAACCACCAACATAAccaccaacaccaacaccagCCGGGGCAGAAGCAGCTGGAGCCCGTCATCCTACGTGATATGCCCCCATACCAGGCTGGCATGGGCGGTGGGGGTGGCGTAGGTGGAGGAGgcggagggggaggaggtggcGGTGGAGGAGGGGGTGTTGTAGTTGGAGGCGGGGACGGGACAGTGGCCAGGAGctggggaggaggggaggctgTGAGGATCTTGGCGAGACGCGTCACGCCGGACGGGAAGGTGCAGTACCTTGTGGAGTGGGAGAACGTGAGTTTGTACTGA